AGCAAGCACCGCTTCAAGGTCCTCTGGGCGTGAGTCCTTGAGGGCATCCGCCAGCCGCCCCTCCAGAAGCTCCCAGCCGAGAGCCGCTCGCAGCTCCTGGAGCACGGACACGGGCGTCGCCGAAAGGGCACTCTCCGCAGCGGGTAGTGCGTCGTGAACGTCGGGTACATGCCGCAGGAGCCGGCCGTGGCCCACTGCCGATGCCAACCACCACAGCTCCTTCGGCGTCGAGGACGGCCCCGACACGCGCCGCAGGTTCTCGGCAACGGCCAGTGCACGCTCTTCTACTTTCACGCCGGGCTCCTTCTGAAAGTACGAGACCGCATGCCGTCGCAGGTCAGCCTCGTCCCAGTTGACGCCCACCGTGGACGGATGCGGACGAAACGCCGTGACGACCCAACTTCGCGGCCGGTCGAGCTGGACGACGATGAAGACGGACCGCGGAGTCAGTGCTCGATGCCTGTGGCTGGAATCCATGGACGGCGTCCAGGCTGTGTCGGGCGACGACATCTCCGACGAGTAGGCCGGGGCGTACGTGGCGTCGTGGTGAGCCACCAACAGCTCCCTCGCTTGACGCTCTCCGGCCAAAGATGGGAGCTCGCACCGGCTGGCGCGCGCGACGCCCAAGATCTTCTCGGCATCGCGACGCATCGCTGCGATGTCGGCCTTGCACACCCGCTCCCAATGCTCGTGCCGGTCATACAGGTGCCGCCAGACCTTCTTCGGACAGAGGTTCGGTGGGATGAGGTCGATCGGTCCCAGCAGCGGATGCTTCCAGGCGCTCATGCCCCGTCCTCCTCAAGCTGTGCCCTGAGCTTCTCACGAGCCCTGGCTCGACGACGTCGGAAGCGCTCCATCCGCATCCTCCTGCTCTCGGGATCGTCCGGAACATCATCGCCGGGGTCGAATACGTGCGCGAGGGTATTACCCTGGGCATCGAGTTCGCCGGCGGCGCCGACATCCAGGTGCGTTTCGACGAGTCGACCGACACCGGCGCGGTGCGCGATGCACTCGGCGAAGGCGGAATCGAAGGCGCCTCGGTCCAGACGATCGAGGGCGCGGGCTCGCTCAATCTCGAAGAAGGCATGACCAGCGGCGAAGCCGCCGGTTCGAGCACCCAGGAGTTTCTCATCAAGGTGAAGGCCGATGAGGGCGAGGAAATCTCCGCCACCGTGCTGCGCGTGCGCGCTGCCCTGTCGGCCAAGTTCGGCGATCCGCGCACCAGCGACAATGCCACCGGCACCTGGGAAGTGCGCCGGCAGGAATCTGCCAGCCCCTCGGCCGTTGCCGAGCTCAGCCAGAAAGGCATCTGGGCCGTCGGCTATTCGGTCTTCTTCATCTTCATCTACATCGTCTTCCGCTTCAGCCAGGTCGACTACAAGACGGCCATTGGTTACGCGACCGGCGCCATTGTCGCGCTGATCCACGACGTGCTGATCATCTTCTCGGGTGTGGTGCTACTCCACAAGGAGATCACCCTGCCTGTCGTCGCCGCGATCCTCACGGTCATCGGTTACTCGATCAACGACACCATCGTGGTTTTCGACCGCATTCGTGAGAACCACGGCCGCTATCGCTCGCGCGATCTGTGGGAGACGGTCAACAAGAGCGTCAATGAATCGCTCTCGCGCACGATCATTACGAGCCTCACGACCGTCCTCGTGCTGGCTTGCCTGTTCGCCATGGGCGGCAGCGTGATTCACGACTTCGCCTTCGTGCTGCTCGTCGGCATCACCACCGGCACGTATTCGTCGATCTTCGTTGCCTCGCCCTTCTTCGTGTGGACCAGCAACACGCTTCGCAAGATGACCGCGCAGAAGGCCGGCGCCGCTGCCGCCAGCCGCACGCCGCGCGTCTAGCGCCGGCCGCGACGCAGGCAGGCCCATGACCCTTCCGGCCGCCGAGCGAAAATGGATGTTCCCCGAGCAGGCGCCCGAGAAATCGGTGCGCCTGCTTTGTTCTGAGCTCAAGTGCTCGCCGCTGCTGGGGCGCCTGCTCGTCCAGCGCGGCATCACTGATCCGGCCGCGGCGCAGCGTTTCCTGAATCCCTCTCTCAAAGATTTTGAGGACCCCACCAGCCTGAGCGGCCTGCCCAAAGCCGCCGAGCGACTGGCGCAGGCCGTGCACACGGGCGAGCCCATCACGGTCTTTGGCGATTACGATGTCGACGGGGTCTCCTCCACGGCGCTGCTCGTCAATTTCCTGCGCAGCGTCGAGGCGAAGGTCGATTTCTTCATCCCCCACCGCCTGAAGGACGGCTACGGCCTCTCGAAGGACGGCATCGAGCAGGCCGTTGCGCGCGGCACCAAAGTCATCGTCACCGTGGACAACGGCGTGGCCCACCCCGACGAGGTCGCCCATGCGCAGGCGGCGGGCGTGGATGTCATTGTCACCGACCACCACCAGGTTCCCGAGGGCGGCACGCCTGCCTTTGCCATGGTCAACCCCCACCAGGAGGGCTGCACCTACCCCTTCAAGCTGCTGGCCGGTGCGGGCATTGCGTTCAATCTGGCGGTGGGGCTCCGAAGCGTGCTCAGGGAGCGCGGGCACTTTGACAAACTCGCCGAGCCCACGCTCACCGACTTCATCGATCTGGCATCGCTTGGCACCGTGGCTGATGTGGTGCCGCTCCTGGAAACGAACCGGCTCATCACCCACTTCGGGCTTCAGCAGATCCGCAGGAGCCGCTGGCGGGGGCTGCGCGCGCTGCTCGACGTCGCGCTCGGTGACAAGCAGGGCGCGCTCGACGCCGGTGACATCGGCTTCCAGATCGCCCCGCGCATCAACGCCGGCGGACGGCTCTCGGACGCGACCGACGCCGTGGAACTGCTGACCACCGACGACGAGACGCGCGCCCGCGCCATCGCCGCCACGCTGGACGCCCACAACCGGGAGCGCCGCGAGATGGAGCGCGAGATGGTCGACGAAGCCGTCGCCCGCATCGAACGCGACAATCTGCTGAGTGACCGGCAGAGCCTCGTCCTCTGGAGTGAGGGCTGGCACCCGGGCGTCGTGGGCATCGTCGCCGCGCGGCTGGTCGATCGCTTC
This portion of the Chrysiogenia bacterium genome encodes:
- the secF gene encoding protein translocase subunit SecF, with translation MREGITLGIEFAGGADIQVRFDESTDTGAVRDALGEGGIEGASVQTIEGAGSLNLEEGMTSGEAAGSSTQEFLIKVKADEGEEISATVLRVRAALSAKFGDPRTSDNATGTWEVRRQESASPSAVAELSQKGIWAVGYSVFFIFIYIVFRFSQVDYKTAIGYATGAIVALIHDVLIIFSGVVLLHKEITLPVVAAILTVIGYSINDTIVVFDRIRENHGRYRSRDLWETVNKSVNESLSRTIITSLTTVLVLACLFAMGGSVIHDFAFVLLVGITTGTYSSIFVASPFFVWTSNTLRKMTAQKAGAAAASRTPRV
- the recJ gene encoding single-stranded-DNA-specific exonuclease RecJ: MTLPAAERKWMFPEQAPEKSVRLLCSELKCSPLLGRLLVQRGITDPAAAQRFLNPSLKDFEDPTSLSGLPKAAERLAQAVHTGEPITVFGDYDVDGVSSTALLVNFLRSVEAKVDFFIPHRLKDGYGLSKDGIEQAVARGTKVIVTVDNGVAHPDEVAHAQAAGVDVIVTDHHQVPEGGTPAFAMVNPHQEGCTYPFKLLAGAGIAFNLAVGLRSVLRERGHFDKLAEPTLTDFIDLASLGTVADVVPLLETNRLITHFGLQQIRRSRWRGLRALLDVALGDKQGALDAGDIGFQIAPRINAGGRLSDATDAVELLTTDDETRARAIAATLDAHNRERREMEREMVDEAVARIERDNLLSDRQSLVLWSEGWHPGVVGIVAARLVDRFHRPAIVAGIIDGQAKASARSISGYNVYHGMKEASAHLEQFGGHALAAGFSADPEKLGAFYDAFDANVREWTNEDILTPKVRVDLRLAPEEVTEQLAEELSALEPFGMGNPRPVLGLEGVRIAGPRLLKERHLKGALVTGGRPVDVIGFGMTDRYAPELLVPAGGAPLEVDLAATLEWNEWNGRRSLQLRVRDLKLRG